In one Lolium rigidum isolate FL_2022 chromosome 3, APGP_CSIRO_Lrig_0.1, whole genome shotgun sequence genomic region, the following are encoded:
- the LOC124696700 gene encoding uncharacterized protein LOC124696700 produces MATHKLVVEVVNACGLMPKGGQGSASACVQLNFDGQRFRTAVKEKDLNPVWNERFYFDLTDPSNLPELALDAYVHNVKKSDDGFRLSDLGKVRISGTSFLPFPDAIVMHYVLTKRWLLSHVKGTLALKVYITDDSSITASIPSRQIYSSNNLQSILRDQSSGPHNIPLQNLKEITSNFSDERILGRGGSGVVYKGVLQNGEMVAVKKIVSSLMPGLQKQFENEVYHLMMLKHPNIVRCVGYCYEIQNACLEYNGKFVFAEMAERLLVLEYLPNGSLDKYLSDESSGLGWSTRYQIIKGICYGLCHLHEQIDKPILHLDLKPANILLDEKMEPKITDFGLSRLLDQEQTICTSSRDGTFGYMAPEFLHGGTITPKSDIFSLGVIILEVITGHREYVDVTNTSPDDFIELTLRKWRNMLKRTPRNIPLEMECQQIERCIEIGLICVSLERMERPPITKVINMIQELDCSTTASSVAEPQTGSTPGLSQQISVDLVARYEDLGSIFAGKLPPTLSNLEHAQALQKGRLRHWTLPGFFKSTITVDSMPKSLPKLSRQELRVACEDFSNIIVSPPETLVYKGTMKDGREFSLISSQAGRHWSSQHELFYKNKVIFLARLIHENIATFLGYCSESKPFDRMIAFEYSSNGTIYEHLHYGEKTQLSWDTRMKIAIGIAQGLRYLHTELQPPFPLSELNSSSVYLTEDFTPKLFDFECYKIMFSKLDTTIGQHADIQGNTFSFGVILLEIVSGQLPYCKEKGHLVDWAMKYLQQPEDIRKLVDPELTYVRTEDLVVICSVASRCIHPDASKRPSMQIIAGVLETGIVLSAAGLIKESSLEYAELALSAFNTFRPQSHCPAPDPETPGAAIVGHACSTLSVATDLRSRGLIRSTVTRDATEKLHLPMHVVASGGVQVPH; encoded by the exons ATGGCGACACATAAGTTGGTCGTGGAGGTCGTAAATGCTTGTGGTCTAATGCCGAAAGGCGGGCAAGGTTCTGCCAGTGCCTGTGTCCAGCTCAACTTTGATGGCCAGCGGTTCCGCACGGCTGTCAAGGAGAAGGATCTAAATCCAGTGTGGAACGAGCGCTTCTACTTCGACCTAACTGATCCGTCAAATCTTCCCGAGCTAGCTCTTGATGCATATGTTCACAACGTCAAAAAATCGGACGATGGTTTCAGGTTGTCCGACCTTGGCAAGGTCAGAATTAGTGGGACCTCATTCTTGCCCTTCCCTGATGCCATCGTCATGCATTATGTGCTGACGAAACGCTGGCTGTTGTCGCATGTGAAAGGGACGCTGGCTCTGAAAGTATACATCACTGATGACTCCTCAATCACAGCTTCAATCCCTTCTCGGCAGATCTATAGTTCGAATAACCTGCAAAGCATATTACGGGATCAGAGTTCAGGACCACACAATATACCATTACAAAACTTGAAAGAAATCACAAGCAACTTTTCTGATGAGCGAATACTTGGCCGGGGTGGTTCTGGTGTGGTATATAAG GGAGTGCTGCAAAATGGAGAAATGGTTGCTGTGAAGAAAATTGTGTCCTCATTAATGCCAGGTCTGCAGAAGCAATTTGAAAATGAAGTCTATCATCTTATGATGCTTAAGCACCCCAATATAGTTCGGTGTGTAGGCTACTGCTATGAAATACAAAATGCATGCTTAGAGTACAACGGGAAGTTTGTTTTCGCAGAAATGGCAGAAAGGTTGCTTGTCTTAGAGTATCTGCCCAATGGAAGCCTCGATAAGTATCTATCAG ATGAATCTTCTGGGCTTGGTTGGAGCACACGCTACCAAATAATAAAGGGGATTTGCTATGgtttatgtcatcttcatgagcaaATTGATAAGCCCATTCTTCATTTGGACCTAAAACCGGCCAATATATTGCTTGATGAAAAAATGGAGCCGAAAATTACAGACTTCGGTCTGTCCAGATTGCTTGATCAAGAACAAACTATTTGCACTTCATCTCGTGATGGAACATT TGGTTACATGGCACCAGAATTCCTACACGGAGGTACCATTACACCAAAGTCAGACATATTCAGTCTCGGTGTAATAATATTGGAGGTAATAACGGGACACAGGGAGTACGTGGATGTTACTAATACATCTCCTGACGACTTCATCGAGCTT ACACTTAGAAAATGGAGGAATATGTTAAAGAGAACACCGAGAAATATACCCCTAGAAATGGAATGCCAACAAATTGAAAGATGCATTGAGATAGGTCTAATATGCGTGAGTCTAGAGCGCATGGAAAGGCCTCCAATAACAAAAGTTATCAATATGATTCAAGAACTTGATTGCAGTACTACCGCATCATCAGTTGCAGAGCCACAGACCGGCTCAACCCCGGGGCTCAGTCAGCAAATATCTGTTGACCTCGTAGCAAGGTATGAGGACTTGGGGAGCATTTTCGCAGGAAAATTGCCACCAACGTTGTCGAACCTAGAACATGCCCAGGCTCTGCAAAAAGGCCGGCTCCGTCACTGGACATTACCTGGATTTTTCAAATCTACCATAACAGTAG ATTCTATGCCGAAAAGTTTGCCAAAGCTAAGTCGCCAGGAGCTTCGAGTAGCCTGTGAGGATTTTAGCAACATTATTGTCTCACCTCCGGAGACTCTAGTCTACAAAGGCACCATGAAGGATGGACGTGAGTTTTCTCTGATATCATCACAGGCTGGACGTCATTGGAGTAGCCAGCATGAACTATTTTACAAAAACAAG GTTATTTTTCTGGCAAGATTGATTCATGAGAATATAGCCACGTTTCTGGGCTATTGCAGCGAAAGTAAACCGTTTGACAGAATGATAGCCTTTGAATACTCATCAAATGGTACCATTTACGAGCATCTACACT ATGGGGAAAAAACCCAATTATCTTGGGACACACGAATGAAGATAGCCATTGGTATTGCCCAAGGATTAAGGTATTTGCACACTGAGTTGCAGCCTCCATTTCCTCTATCAGAACTGAATTCGAGTTCAGTTTATCTTACAGAAGATTTTACTCCAAAG CTTTTTGATTTCGAATGCTATAAAATAATGTTCTCAAAACTTGATACGACAATCGGCCAACATGCTGACATCCAAGGCAATACATTTTCCTTTGGTGTGATTTTACTGGAGATCGTAAGTGGACAACTTCCCTATTGCAAGGAAAAAGGACATTTGGTTGACTGG GCTatgaagtacctccagcagcctgAGGATATCCGAAAGCTAGTCGACCCCGAGTTGACATACGTACGGACAGAGGACCTGGTGGTGATCTGCAGCGTGGCGAGTCGCTGCATACATCCTGACGCATCGAAGCGACCGTCGATGCAGATCATTGCAGGAGTGCTGGAGACCGGCATCGTCCTGTCTGCGGCCGGCCTTATCAAGGAGTCCTCTTTGGAATACGCTGAGCTTGCTTTGTCGGCGTTCAATACCTTTAGACCTCAGTCCCACT GTCCCGCCCCCGATCCAGAAACGCCCGGCGCCGCCATCGTCGGTCACGCCTGCAGCACCCTTTCTGTCGCCACCGATCTAAGATCCCGCGGCCTGATCCGCTCCACCGTGACCCGGGACGCCACTGAGAAGTTGCACCTGCCGATGCACGTCGTGGCCAGCGGCGGTGTTCAAGTACCACACTGA